One part of the Quercus lobata isolate SW786 chromosome 7, ValleyOak3.0 Primary Assembly, whole genome shotgun sequence genome encodes these proteins:
- the LOC115951368 gene encoding GDSL esterase/lipase At3g26430-like, whose translation MEPHSLRLVMYGLAVVVVASAILLLQNPVVASTHECDFGGIFNFGDSNSDTGGLSAAFGQAQSPHGESFFHAPAGRYCDGRLVVDFIAESLGLPYLNAYLDAVGSKFTHGANFATAGSTIRPQNTTLHQSGFSPISLNVQWYQFNDFHRRTQIFRQKERIFQELLPKPELFSRALYTFDIGQNDLTAGYFLNMSTDQVRASVPDILAQFKDILQYIYGQGGRSFWIHNTAPVGCLPYILDRLKITAAQVDKAGCAAPFNDVAQYFNRKLKEVVVQLRKDLPLAAITYVDVYSVKYSLMSQARKHGFKESLRACCGHGGKYNYNMHIGCGGKIKVHGKEVLVGKACEDPSVWINWDGVHYTEAANKWVFDQIVGGSFSDPPIPLKLACHRH comes from the exons ATGGAACCTCACAGCTTGAGACTTGTTATGTATGGGCTTGCAGTAGTAGTAGTAGCCTCAGCGATATTGTTGCTTCAAAATCCAGTGGTGGCTTCAACTCATGAGTGTGATTTTGGGGGTATCTTCAACTTTGGAGACTCGAATTCTGACACAGGAGGTTTATCAGCAGCATTTGGACAAGCCCAATCTCCACACGGAGAGTCCTTCTTCCATGCCCCTGCTGGTCGCTATTGTGATGGCCGTCTCGTCGTTGATTTTATag CTGAGAGCCTAGGATTACCATATTTGAATGCTTACCTTGATGCTGTTGGATCCAAGTTCACTCATGGGGCCAACTTTGCTACGGCTGGATCCACCATTAGACCCCAAAATACAACTCTTCATCAAAGTGGTTTTAGTCCTATCTCTTTGAATGTTCAGTGGTATCAATTCAATGACTTCCATCGTAGAACCCAAATTTTTCGTCAAAAAG AACGCATTTTCCAGGAATTATTGCCCAAGCCAGAATTGTTTTCTCGTGCTTTATATACGTTCGATATTGGTCAGAATGATTTGACAGCAGGCTATTTCCTTAACATGTCTACCGATCAAGTTAGAGCATCTGTTCCTGATATTTTGGCTCAGTTTAAAGATATCTTACAG TATATATATGGTCAAGGGGGAAGGTCATTCTGGATACATAATACGGCTCCGGTTGGTTGTTTGCCGTACATCTTGGATCGTCTGAAAATCACAGCCGCACAAGTGGACAAGGCTGGATGTGCAGCTCCTTTCAATGATGTTGCTCAATATTTCAATCGTAAATTAAAAGAAGTTGTGGTCCAACTTCGAAAGGATCTTCCACTGGCTGCAATCACCTATGTTGATGTTTACTCGGTGAAGTACTCTCTCATGAGTCAAGCACGGAAACATG GGTTTAAGGAATCGTTGAGAGCTTGTTGTGGCCATGGAGGCAAGTATAACTACAACATGCATATAGGATGCGGAGGAAAAATAAAGGTGCATGGCAAAGAAGTTTTAGTGGGGAAAGCGTGCGAAGATCCATCAGTTTGGATTAATTGGGATGGCGTCCACTACACTGAGGCAGCTAACAAATGGGTTTTTGATCAAATAGTTGGTGGTTCATTTTCTGATCCACCCATTCCATTGAAATTGGCCTGCCATAGGCATTAA
- the LOC115952937 gene encoding probable ADP-ribosylation factor GTPase-activating protein AGD14 has product MGSKREEERNEKIIRGLMKLPPNRRCINCNSLGPQYVCTNFWTFICVTCSGIHREFTHRVKSVSMAKFTSQEVEALQNGGNQRARELYLKDWDLQRQRLPDSSNVDKIREFIKNVYVERRYAGGKTTDKPPRDVQSLRSNEDEARRASSYHSYSQSPPYDYQYEDRRYGKQFAALTRKPGSDRGHYEGKMSSFVYSPGRLSEPMYEDRFANEGSVSRGSDYSVSSGGDPFRSGAESPNFRKDVRFNSPPVQTSRGSLSDDLFFRAANSSETNSKRDADGIPRPQRTASSSSFGSVESHSQSYKSYNSGGLTEVVSEPDQPAGIFQGTVSTLPRSSVSGNSSSLDLFKAPLVPEPVSSAASSIDLFQMPATSSAPSPASSVNVYQPPQTFPSSSLNSFPEIPQQQSATTLDRETPQISVPKNEGWATFDSPQPTASVPHAENPTPAKAPSSDVGSLEKFDPFSSLDTNIQWPSFHLESVHGPSSIMSNQWHDGLHNVQAPTIATSTPVWNAFEDSIGNLPLNANVKGSELQLETHNLSSTADQYLGFRGLEDSCKDGIQRDAVYFPPGPTEQSHVMGPSYPLMGEIQSHAVDVKSRNPFDLPNDSDLEQSNMFLDMSSLQAALPNAQLPSTYHGGVSQPWFPQNPMTPYIPAAGQGGLTYMAGQAPSSQIGNVPSQGPFSSIGGNPFA; this is encoded by the exons ATGGGAagcaaaagagaagaagagCGAAATGAAAAGATCATTCGTGGTCTCATGAAGCTTCCTCCCAATCGGAGATGCATCAACTGTAACAGCTTG GGTCCTCAGTATGTGTGTACGAATTTTTGGACTTTCATCTGTGTGACTTGCAGTGGGATACA TCGCGAGTTTACTCATCGTGTGAAGTCTGTATCCATGGCTAAGTTTACATCTCAAGAAGTTGAAGCACTTCAAAACGGTGGTAACCAG CGTGCAAGAGAATTATATTTGAAGGATTGGGACCTTCAAAGGCAGCGATTGCCTGATAGCAG CAATGTTGATAAAATACGTGAATTTATAAAGAATGTGTATGTAGAGAGAAGATATGCTGGAGGAAAGACTACTGACAAGCCTCCGAGAGATGTGCAG AGCCTTAGAAGCAATGAAGACGAGGCAAGGCGTGCCAGTTCTTATCATTCTTATTCTCAGAGTCCACCTTATGATTATCAATATGAAGATCGACGGTATGGAAAACAATTTGCTGCACTTACCAGGAAGCCTGGTTCGGATCGAGGCCATTATGAGGGGAAGATGTCTAGTTTTGTCTACAGTCCTGGTCGGTTAAGTGAGCCAATGTACGAGGACCGGTTTGCAAATGAGGGCTCAGTTTCCAGAGGTTCAGACTACTCTGTGTCTAGTGGAGGTGATCCATTCAGATCTGGTGCAGAGTCTCCTAATTTTCGCAAGGATGTTAGATTTAACAGCCCACCTGTTCAGACTTCAAGGGGTAGTTTAAGTGATGACTTATTTTTTCGAGCAGCAAATTCTTCTGAGACAAATTCCAAAAGAGATGCAGATGGAATTCCACGTCCACAG AGAACTGCTTCTTCAAGTAGCTTTGGATCAGTGGAGAGCCACTCCCAGTCTTACAAGTCATATAACTCGGGTGGTTTAACAGAAGTTGTCTCAGAACCGGATCAACCTGCAGGAATTTTCCAGGGTACAGTGTCTACCCTTCCACGATCATCTGTTTCCGGAAATTCTAGTAGTTTAGATCTTTTCAAGGCACCCCTTGTACCAGAACCAGTCTCTTCTGCCGCTTCATCCATTGATTTGTTTCAAATGCCAGCAACATCATCGGCTCCATCTCCAGCCTCATCTGTGAATGTGTATCAACCTCCACAAACTTTTCCATCGTCATCCTTAAACTCCTTTCCAGAGATTCCTCAGCAGCAGTCAGCTACAACCTTGGATAGAGAAACACCACAAATATCTGTCCCTAAAAATGAAGGATGGGCAACGTTTGATTCACCTCAGCCCACAGCATCTGTTCCACATGCTGAAAATCCTACCCCTGCAAAAGCACCTTCTAGTGATGTAGGCTCGTTGGAAAAGTTTGACCCGTTTTCATCCTTAGATACAAACATACAATGGCCATCATTTCATCTTGAAAGTGTTCATGGGCCTTCTTCAATAATGTCTAATCAATGGCATGATGGTTTGCACAATGTTCAAGCTCCCACGATAGCAACAAGCACTCCG GTGTGGAATGCATTTGAAGATTCCATTGGGAACCTTCCTTTGAATGCCAATGTGAAAGGTAGTGAACTACAGCTAGAAACTCACAATCTTTCATCAACTGCTGATCAGTATTTGGGCTTTAGAGGTTTAGAG GACTCCTGTAAAGATGGGATTCAAAGAGATGCTGTTTATTTTCCCCCAGGTCCTACTGAACAGTCACATGTCATGGGGCCATCCTATCCTCTGATG GGGGAGATTCAATCACATGCAGTGGATGTTAAATCAAGAAATCCATTTGATCTTCCTAATGATTCTGATTTGGAACAGAGCAATATG TTTTTGGACATGAGCTCCTTGCAAGCTGCTCTTCCTAATGCACAGTTGCCATCCACCTATCATGGTGGTGTATCTCAACCATGGTTCCCGCAAAATCCAATGACTCCTTATATTCCGGCTGCAGGACAAG GTGGCTTAACATATATGGCAGGGCAAGCACCAAGCTCCCAAATAGG GAATGTTCCATCACAGGGGCCTTTCAGTTCTATTGGAGGAAACCCTTTTGCATAG